The Neoarius graeffei isolate fNeoGra1 chromosome 25, fNeoGra1.pri, whole genome shotgun sequence genome includes a region encoding these proteins:
- the LOC132873063 gene encoding NHL repeat-containing protein 3-like — MRKKSQLCFISSAMAIIFLVMFVMYSTLNSHYVASGRKRDFSIVGRTLYKLDVSWPKYSEHFTGEVCGVAVDHLAGVVYVAQRGGNIPKVLVFNTDGDFLYAWNTSTLEKPHGIFLANTSSVPSVWITDVGNGPYGHTIKQYSPLGKLLQVLGTVGKAGSGLTPLQFDQPAEIFIHNSTGEIYIVDGDGGMNNRLIKLSQDLQTVWIHGEKGEAPSQFRIPHSVAVDNFQRVWVADRENRRLQVFNSVTGNWLGLWGSCFTDDAPYSVRFTPDQKYLVVAQLSINRVILLEAPPVGNIGQCKVVSSIQLADDIKPHLVDLDQKTGALYVAEVGGQQAQKFVPITSRNGIL; from the exons ATGAGAAAGAAAAGCCAGTTGTGTTTCATTAGCTCAGCAATGGCTATCATCTTCCTCGTAATGTTTGTGATGTATAGCACTTTAAATTCACAC TATGTAGCATCGGGACGTAAAAGGGACTTCAGTATTGTGGGGCGAACCCTCTACAAGCTGGATGTCTCCTGGCCCAAATATTCAGAGCATTTCACTGGAGAGGTATGTGGAGTGGCTGTGGACCATCTGGCCGGCGTAGTGTATGTTGCGCAG AGAGGTGGGAATATCCCCAAAGTGCTGGTGTTTAACACAGATGGAGACTTCCTGTATGCCTGGAACACCAGCACACTGGAGAAGCCACATGGCATTTTCCTGGCCAATACTTCGAGTGTCCCCTCTGTATGGATAACTGATGTGGGAAATG GGCCCTACGGACATACTATAAAGCAGTACTCTCCCTTGGGGAAGCTGCTGCAGGTGCTGGGAACAGTGGGAAAAGCCGGCTCTGGTCTCACGCCACTACAATTCGACCAGCCTGCTGAGATTTTCATCCACAACTCCACTGGAGAGATTTACATTGTGGATGGAGATGGAGGAATGAACAACCGGCTCATCAAACTGTCCCaag ACCTGCAGACGGTGTGGATACATGGTGAGAAAGGCGAGGCACCATCGCAGTTCCGAATTCCTCACAGCGTGGCTGTCGATAACTTTCAGAGG GTGTGGGTTGCAGACCGAGAAAATAGGCGGCTTCAGGTGTTTAACTCTGTGACAGGGAACTGGCTGGGCTTATGGGGAAGCTGCTTCACAGACGACGCACCCTACTCCGTAAG GTTCACCCCTGACCAGAAGTACCTGGTGGTTGCACAATTAAGCATTAACCGTGTCATTCTGCTGGAGGCTCCACCTGTGGGGAATATTGGCCAGTGTAAAGTGGTGAGTTCCATCCAGCTGGCTGACGACATTAAACCTCATCTAGTGGACTTGGATCAGAAAACCGGAGCGCTTTACGTGGCAGAAGTCGGTGGTCAGCAGGCTCAGAAGTTCGTCCCGATCACATCCAGGAATGGTATCCTTTAA